In the genome of Bombus affinis isolate iyBomAffi1 chromosome 7, iyBomAffi1.2, whole genome shotgun sequence, one region contains:
- the LOC126918535 gene encoding uncharacterized protein LOC126918535 produces MRLVYITCVLLATAICCIAADNAATTQGDTKSINQQTVDLVNSTASIKNSSSPAAPVKDSVKDSSTNVTKNADVKDNITRTIDTIPAATTNITIGNKTKTDTVPDNDHRTESTNSTTSTTSTPTTSSITTKQTPTSEKSTSTTIVTPTTMNNTTPIVSSTPITTPVPSSTKVVPSYTQRHFDGLSFLGGIILATCLMVIGVITWKFYRAFNEQNYRTL; encoded by the exons CTGCTACGACCCAAGGAGATACTAAATCTATCAATCAGCAGACAGTGGATCTAGTCAATAGTACTGCATCTATTAAAAATTCCTCGAGTCCTGCTGCACCAGTTAAGGATTCTGTTAAGGATTCTAGTACCAATGTAACTAAAAATGCCGATGTCAAAGACAATATTACCAGAACCATTGATACTATTCCTGCTGCTACTACTAACATCACTATTGGTAACAAAACAAAAACCGATACTGTTCCTGACAATGATCATCGTACAGAATCTACCAATTCAACAACAAGTACAACTTCAACACCTACAACTTCATCAATAACAACCAAACAAACACCTACGTCTGAAAAATCTACATCTACGACTATAGTTACACCTACTACTATGAACAATACAACACCTATCGTTTCATCAACACCAATAACTACTCCAGTTCCATCATCGACAAAAGTTGTTCCATCTTATACACAACGACACTTTGATGGACTCAGCTTTTTAG GTGGCATCATTTTAGCTACATGTTTAATGGTAATTGGTGTAATCACTTGGAAATTCTATAGAGCATTCAATGAACAAAACTACCGCACGCTATGA